One region of Bacterioplanoides sp. SCSIO 12839 genomic DNA includes:
- a CDS encoding FimV/HubP family polar landmark protein, giving the protein MKRLIAKSLMLAGGLSLSSNLMALGLGEMTLKSALNQPLQAEIELVDVKDLSKWEIKPSLASVADFERAGVDRVFFLTKIKFDVKDGKITLSSREAVTEPFLNFLVELNWPSGRVLREYTVLLDPPVFEEETINPLVVAPAATAVTSSAQVSVDSNAAAAGSRSGNDWLDTPAAPGTYKVQQNDTLWEIALQTRPSRNVSAQQMMLAIQQQNPNAFIGGNINRLKTHQVLRIPTAADIEQIRTGQAIAEVERQNQALTSGGAQLDATGRNATAATQPASQEGGEIRLLSATQDNAESAGASGDVDGGQGSGRQQAVENDLAIALETLDKSRLENQELRQRLESLEEQIATLQRLITLKDDQLASVQVNEALEQAQNASEAAESEEVAAEGVTSGEGVTEIAADGIAAENADATDLASTDVVSTDATESADETLSASTESDDVDFNYQEPAAENEAQAAADAEKEKAEAEARRQRIAAMIAEQNKPKPTLVDTILQTPEYLLGGLAFLLALILGVFKVVQKRKASKEEEQAADDAPVAFADGDVDGGSLDDLDFDADLAATELDVNADQSEALDDLDVGEFEDEQSDDFGSVAQTEDVISESDIYIAYGKFEQAVDLLTAAIEQEPSRSDLQLKLLEVYVEMDDASSFAKQESQLMTLGDDEATQQAEQMRSRLSMPVSPVAAQEDDLLSLDSDLPSLDDSLGEEFSEGLDFGDALDLGDEPDAAPEVSLDASLEQAVQDEEDESDALEFDLSGADSQDELASLDDEASLEDVPTLDLGETLEFDISSESDELNLDDLSEDAASLEDLEAVDDSSIEADSADDALEFDLSSLDASGDLDDSDDEFTSLESLNDEEADDSLEFDLGSLESEEADSGLDLTESPEEISEASSDDDVVSLEAFASDSAGDDADLTALEDLMDSADVDAGSELPDLSFEMDESTGFAESDDDDLKTLEDELDAAVGESTESAADELLSDSEESLPELTADETPSDFDVSDLESLSDSDDAGVDFAAELAELDAELENFEAPTLDAETDASEDDGSEPPVVLDDISAADDIPVIDDVESTGDVESADESEDSPSSDEQDIDLEQLAAAEDEFDFLAGTDECATKLDLARAYIDMEDADGARELLQEVMQEGSDQQKQDARDLMDNLS; this is encoded by the coding sequence ATGAAGCGCCTAATTGCGAAATCCTTAATGCTGGCTGGTGGACTGAGTTTGTCCTCCAATCTTATGGCATTAGGGCTTGGTGAAATGACACTCAAATCAGCCCTGAATCAGCCATTGCAGGCAGAGATTGAGCTGGTGGATGTGAAGGACTTGTCCAAGTGGGAAATAAAACCTTCATTAGCATCAGTCGCTGATTTTGAGCGTGCCGGTGTTGACCGTGTTTTCTTCCTGACCAAAATTAAATTTGACGTGAAAGATGGCAAGATAACTCTGTCTTCACGTGAGGCTGTTACCGAGCCTTTCCTGAACTTTCTTGTTGAATTGAACTGGCCATCCGGTCGTGTGCTACGAGAGTACACCGTTTTATTGGATCCTCCTGTCTTTGAAGAGGAAACCATTAACCCGTTAGTTGTGGCCCCTGCAGCTACCGCTGTTACTTCTTCTGCACAAGTTTCGGTGGACTCGAATGCTGCAGCTGCGGGTTCACGTTCAGGTAATGACTGGTTGGATACCCCAGCTGCTCCTGGTACATACAAAGTTCAGCAAAATGACACTTTGTGGGAAATTGCATTACAAACCCGACCAAGTCGAAATGTCAGCGCTCAGCAAATGATGCTGGCGATTCAGCAACAAAACCCCAACGCCTTCATTGGCGGCAATATCAATCGCCTGAAAACCCATCAGGTATTAAGAATTCCAACGGCTGCTGACATTGAGCAAATTCGCACTGGCCAGGCAATTGCCGAAGTGGAGCGCCAGAATCAAGCGCTTACCAGTGGTGGGGCTCAGCTTGATGCAACAGGTCGTAACGCTACGGCTGCAACTCAGCCTGCTTCTCAAGAAGGTGGTGAGATTCGTCTGTTATCTGCGACTCAAGATAATGCTGAATCTGCTGGTGCCAGTGGTGACGTTGATGGTGGGCAGGGTAGTGGCCGCCAGCAAGCGGTTGAAAATGATCTGGCGATTGCATTGGAAACGTTGGATAAAAGCCGCCTTGAAAATCAAGAGCTGCGCCAACGATTGGAATCTCTTGAAGAGCAGATTGCTACATTACAGCGTCTGATTACTCTGAAAGATGATCAACTTGCCAGTGTTCAAGTCAATGAGGCTCTGGAGCAAGCTCAAAATGCCTCTGAAGCAGCAGAGAGTGAAGAGGTAGCGGCTGAAGGCGTTACTAGTGGCGAGGGCGTTACTGAAATTGCTGCTGATGGCATTGCGGCTGAAAATGCCGATGCTACTGATTTGGCATCGACGGATGTTGTGTCAACAGACGCTACTGAAAGTGCCGACGAAACACTTTCTGCTTCGACTGAAAGTGATGACGTCGATTTTAATTATCAGGAACCAGCGGCAGAGAATGAAGCACAGGCTGCCGCCGATGCTGAAAAAGAAAAAGCAGAAGCGGAAGCTCGTCGCCAACGCATTGCAGCAATGATTGCTGAGCAAAATAAGCCTAAGCCAACTCTGGTTGATACCATTTTACAGACACCTGAGTATTTATTGGGTGGTCTGGCTTTCTTGCTGGCTTTGATCCTGGGTGTATTTAAAGTCGTTCAGAAGCGCAAAGCTTCCAAAGAGGAAGAGCAGGCAGCCGATGATGCACCTGTTGCTTTTGCTGATGGTGATGTGGATGGCGGTTCTCTCGATGACCTGGACTTCGATGCTGATCTGGCAGCTACCGAGCTGGATGTTAATGCTGATCAATCTGAAGCATTAGACGATTTGGATGTTGGTGAATTTGAAGACGAACAGAGTGATGATTTTGGCTCTGTGGCTCAAACCGAAGATGTGATCAGTGAATCTGATATTTACATCGCCTATGGAAAATTCGAACAGGCTGTTGATCTGCTGACGGCTGCTATTGAACAAGAGCCAAGCCGCTCTGATCTTCAGCTGAAGTTGTTAGAAGTTTATGTTGAGATGGATGACGCTTCATCATTTGCAAAACAAGAGTCTCAATTAATGACACTTGGTGATGATGAAGCCACTCAGCAAGCAGAGCAAATGCGCTCTCGCCTGTCTATGCCGGTATCCCCGGTAGCTGCACAAGAAGATGATTTGTTATCGCTGGATAGTGATCTTCCTTCTTTGGATGACTCCTTAGGTGAAGAATTCAGTGAAGGCCTGGATTTTGGCGACGCGCTTGATTTGGGTGATGAGCCTGATGCTGCTCCTGAAGTGTCGCTTGATGCTTCTCTGGAGCAAGCAGTGCAAGATGAGGAAGATGAGTCTGATGCGCTGGAATTTGATTTGTCTGGTGCTGATTCCCAGGACGAACTGGCAAGTCTGGATGATGAGGCCTCTTTGGAAGACGTGCCAACACTGGATTTAGGTGAAACACTTGAATTTGATATCAGCTCAGAAAGTGATGAATTGAATCTGGATGACCTTTCTGAAGACGCTGCTTCACTGGAAGATCTTGAAGCAGTAGATGATTCGTCTATTGAAGCAGACTCTGCTGATGATGCTCTGGAGTTTGATCTGAGCTCGTTAGATGCATCTGGCGATTTAGATGATAGTGATGATGAATTTACCTCTCTTGAATCGCTCAATGATGAAGAAGCTGATGACTCACTAGAGTTTGATCTTGGTTCATTGGAGTCAGAAGAAGCTGATTCTGGTCTTGATCTGACTGAGTCGCCGGAAGAAATCTCTGAAGCTTCATCTGACGACGATGTTGTGAGCTTAGAGGCTTTTGCATCTGACTCTGCCGGCGATGATGCCGATTTAACAGCTCTTGAAGATCTGATGGATTCGGCTGATGTTGATGCCGGTTCGGAGCTTCCTGATTTGTCATTTGAAATGGATGAATCAACCGGTTTTGCCGAGTCTGATGACGATGACCTGAAAACCCTTGAAGATGAGTTAGACGCAGCGGTTGGAGAATCCACAGAGAGTGCGGCGGACGAACTTTTATCGGATTCTGAAGAGAGTCTTCCTGAGTTGACTGCCGATGAAACTCCTTCTGACTTTGATGTCTCTGATCTGGAATCTTTAAGTGATTCGGATGATGCGGGTGTGGATTTTGCCGCTGAACTTGCTGAACTGGATGCTGAGCTTGAAAATTTTGAAGCTCCGACTTTGGATGCAGAAACTGATGCATCAGAGGACGACGGTTCTGAGCCTCCGGTTGTGCTGGATGATATCTCAGCGGCGGATGACATTCCGGTTATTGATGATGTTGAAAGTACAGGTGATGTTGAAAGTGCAGATGAGTCCGAAGACTCACCTTCATCTGATGAGCAGGATATCGATCTTGAGCAGTTAGCGGCTGCTGAAGATGAGTTTGATTTCCTGGCAGGTACCGACGAGTGTGCGACTAAACTGGATCTGGCTCGCGCTTACATCGACATGGAAGACGCAGATGGTGCTCGTGAGTTGCTGCAGGAAGTGATGCAGGAAGGCAGTGATCAACAGAAGCAGGATGCGCGTGATTTAATGGACAACCTGTCCTGA
- the truA gene encoding tRNA pseudouridine(38-40) synthase TruA, translating into MTEVRRYAAVVEYNGTHFHGWQKQSHHNKPTVQAALEAAFSKVANHEVTVSCAGRTDTGVHATRQVIHFDSPAKRSNYGWLMGVNTNLPDGVSIQWIDEVSPEFHARYKARARRYRYLINNSPAKSALQYDQLTWWRYPLNAEKMNEAAQYLLGEHDFSAFRAKDCQAKSPVKIMHRIEVKRWGDLIMLELEASAFLYHMVRNIVGVLLPIGEEHQPVGWMKEVLETRDRKQAGITAPGEGLYFVGVDFPPQFEIPCEPYGPALLQPLLDVTGFQQPFANKQREEAGLKSL; encoded by the coding sequence ATGACAGAAGTACGACGTTATGCCGCCGTGGTCGAGTACAATGGTACTCACTTCCACGGTTGGCAAAAACAATCCCACCATAATAAGCCCACCGTTCAGGCTGCACTTGAAGCGGCTTTTTCTAAAGTCGCTAATCACGAAGTTACCGTTTCATGCGCCGGGCGTACTGATACCGGTGTTCATGCAACGCGTCAGGTGATCCATTTTGATAGTCCTGCCAAACGCAGCAACTATGGCTGGCTGATGGGTGTGAACACCAATCTGCCGGATGGTGTTTCTATTCAATGGATTGATGAAGTTTCCCCAGAGTTTCATGCGCGATATAAAGCCAGGGCTCGGCGTTATCGTTATCTGATTAATAATTCGCCTGCTAAGTCGGCTCTGCAATACGATCAGCTCACCTGGTGGCGTTATCCACTTAATGCCGAAAAAATGAATGAAGCCGCTCAGTATTTACTGGGCGAGCATGATTTCAGTGCCTTTCGGGCAAAAGATTGTCAGGCGAAATCCCCCGTAAAAATTATGCATCGCATTGAGGTGAAGCGCTGGGGAGACCTGATCATGTTGGAGCTCGAAGCCAGCGCCTTCCTGTATCATATGGTACGCAATATCGTTGGGGTGTTATTGCCCATTGGCGAAGAGCATCAACCCGTTGGGTGGATGAAAGAAGTCCTGGAAACTCGTGACCGTAAGCAAGCGGGTATTACTGCGCCGGGAGAAGGACTGTATTTTGTTGGTGTAGACTTTCCGCCACAGTTTGAGATTCCTTGTGAGCCTTATGGCCCTGCGTTACTGCAACCTCTGTTGGATGTAACAGGCTTTCAGCAACCCTTTGCCAATAAACAACGAGAAGAGGCGGGGCTAAAGTCTCTTTGA
- a CDS encoding phosphoribosylanthranilate isomerase, with protein sequence MSFRTRTKICGLTRAEDALAAVDAGADALGLVFYPPSPRAVTIEQAADVVADVPAFVSVTALFVNPTVEQVQSVLDAVRIDLLQFHGDEDEAFCAQFNRPYIKAIRVRQASDVVASCVRFPGALAVLLDSYKPGVPGGTGETFDWSLVPQSDDLKPIILAGGLNPNNVAFAIDQVKPFAVDVSGGVEATLDGVEQKGIKDPGKINAFLDEVYRVDANTRKNKH encoded by the coding sequence ATGTCTTTTCGTACCCGAACTAAAATTTGTGGCCTGACCCGGGCTGAAGATGCGCTGGCAGCGGTTGATGCGGGTGCTGATGCCTTGGGTTTGGTGTTTTATCCGCCCAGTCCGCGCGCCGTCACCATTGAGCAGGCCGCCGATGTTGTCGCTGATGTACCGGCTTTTGTTTCTGTTACGGCGTTATTTGTAAATCCAACAGTAGAACAGGTGCAATCTGTTTTGGATGCCGTTAGAATTGATTTACTTCAATTTCATGGTGATGAAGACGAGGCCTTCTGTGCTCAATTCAACCGTCCCTACATTAAAGCCATCCGGGTCCGGCAAGCGTCGGATGTGGTGGCGTCTTGCGTGCGCTTCCCAGGCGCCCTGGCTGTTCTGCTAGACAGCTACAAGCCTGGCGTTCCAGGCGGAACTGGAGAAACCTTTGATTGGTCACTGGTTCCACAATCTGACGATTTAAAACCCATTATTCTTGCTGGCGGTTTAAACCCCAATAACGTTGCCTTTGCCATTGATCAGGTCAAACCCTTCGCCGTTGATGTTAGCGGTGGTGTGGAAGCGACACTGGATGGTGTTGAACAAAAAGGCATTAAAGACCCCGGCAAAATAAACGCATTTTTAGATGAGGTGTATCGTGTCGATGCAAACACCAGAAAAAACAAACATTGA
- the trpB gene encoding tryptophan synthase subunit beta yields the protein MQTPEKTNIDLTLPDERGHFGIHGGRFVSETLTSALDDLNSTYEKLRNDPEFQAAFDSDLAHYVGRPSPLYFAERLTQECGGAKIYLKREDLNHTGAHKVNNTIGQALLAKFMGKKKIIAETGAGQHGVASATVAARFGLECRVFMGSTDVERQKLNVYRMKLLGAEVEAVESGTKTLKDAMNEAMRHWVTHVDDTFYVIGTAAGPHPYPMLVRDFQSVIGRECIRQCDEQLGRQPDALVACVGGGSNAIGLFHPYLGYEDVAMYGVEAGGLGLDGDDHAAPLCKGRPGVLHGNRTYLMEDDNGQIMGTHSISAGLDYPGVGPEHSWLKDVKRANYVAATDAEALDGFYKLTQLEGIMPALESSHAVAYAMKLAATMDKDQVIVVNLSGRGDKDIHTIASLDGITA from the coding sequence ATGCAAACACCAGAAAAAACAAACATTGATTTAACACTGCCGGATGAGCGTGGTCACTTCGGTATTCATGGTGGTCGTTTCGTTTCTGAAACCCTGACCAGTGCATTGGATGACTTAAACAGCACGTATGAAAAGCTGCGTAACGACCCGGAATTTCAGGCCGCGTTTGACTCTGATTTAGCGCACTATGTTGGCCGTCCATCGCCGCTGTATTTTGCTGAGCGTCTGACTCAGGAGTGTGGTGGTGCCAAAATTTACCTGAAGCGTGAAGACCTGAACCACACCGGTGCGCACAAGGTTAACAACACCATTGGTCAGGCGTTGCTGGCTAAATTTATGGGCAAGAAAAAGATCATTGCCGAAACGGGTGCGGGTCAACATGGCGTGGCATCAGCAACGGTTGCCGCGCGTTTTGGTCTGGAATGTCGCGTATTTATGGGTTCCACCGACGTTGAGCGCCAGAAGCTGAATGTGTACCGCATGAAGCTGTTAGGTGCCGAAGTAGAAGCGGTGGAATCCGGCACGAAAACCCTGAAAGACGCCATGAACGAAGCCATGCGCCATTGGGTAACCCATGTTGACGATACCTTCTACGTGATCGGTACCGCAGCAGGCCCACACCCGTACCCAATGCTGGTACGTGATTTCCAGAGCGTGATTGGTCGTGAATGTATCCGCCAATGTGACGAGCAATTAGGTCGTCAGCCGGATGCGCTGGTGGCGTGTGTCGGCGGTGGCTCCAATGCGATTGGTTTATTCCACCCGTATTTAGGTTACGAAGACGTTGCTATGTACGGCGTCGAAGCCGGTGGTTTAGGTCTGGATGGTGATGATCATGCGGCACCATTGTGTAAAGGTCGCCCGGGTGTATTGCACGGCAACCGTACTTACCTGATGGAAGATGATAACGGTCAGATCATGGGTACACACTCAATTTCGGCTGGTCTGGATTACCCCGGTGTTGGCCCTGAGCACTCCTGGTTGAAAGATGTGAAGCGCGCTAATTACGTTGCTGCAACCGATGCCGAAGCATTGGATGGTTTTTATAAGCTGACTCAACTGGAAGGTATTATGCCTGCGCTGGAATCTTCTCATGCCGTTGCCTACGCCATGAAACTGGCCGCGACTATGGATAAAGATCAGGTGATTGTTGTGAACCTGTCGGGTCGCGGTGACAAAGATATTCATACTATTGCATCGCTTGATGGCATTACCGCTTAA
- the trpA gene encoding tryptophan synthase subunit alpha: MSRITTVLNALKEQNRQALIPYITAGDPTKEATVPMMHALVEAGCDIIELGVPFSDPMADGPTIQLACERALEHGTSLTDVLAMVAEFRQKDADTAVVLMGYLNPVEAMGYDTFVNRATEAGVDGVLLVDLPPEEASEVEHIFKAKDLDMVYLIAPTTTDARIEKIGQSGSGYVYYVSLKGVTGSKALDVDDVARNLERIRKHVSVPVGVGFGITNGETAAQVAKVADGVIVGSAIVNRIAANADNPAQAQVEVTELMREMRAAMDR; the protein is encoded by the coding sequence ATGAGCCGTATTACAACTGTTCTGAACGCTTTAAAAGAACAAAACCGCCAGGCGCTGATTCCGTACATCACCGCCGGTGATCCAACTAAAGAAGCGACCGTGCCAATGATGCATGCTCTGGTTGAAGCAGGTTGCGACATTATCGAATTGGGCGTGCCTTTCTCTGATCCGATGGCTGATGGCCCAACCATTCAGTTAGCGTGTGAGCGTGCCCTGGAGCATGGCACCTCATTAACGGATGTATTAGCAATGGTGGCCGAGTTCCGCCAAAAAGACGCTGATACTGCCGTCGTATTGATGGGTTATCTGAATCCGGTTGAAGCCATGGGCTACGACACGTTCGTAAACCGTGCCACCGAAGCGGGCGTCGATGGTGTGTTGTTGGTGGATCTGCCACCTGAAGAAGCCAGCGAAGTAGAGCATATCTTCAAAGCCAAAGACCTGGATATGGTGTATCTGATTGCACCAACCACGACTGATGCGCGCATTGAGAAAATCGGTCAGTCCGGCAGTGGTTATGTGTACTACGTTTCTCTGAAGGGGGTGACGGGTTCCAAAGCTCTGGATGTCGACGATGTGGCGCGTAATCTGGAGCGTATTCGTAAGCACGTTTCTGTGCCGGTAGGTGTTGGCTTTGGTATCACCAATGGCGAAACGGCCGCTCAGGTAGCGAAGGTTGCTGATGGTGTGATTGTCGGCAGTGCGATTGTGAATCGTATTGCTGCTAATGCCGATAATCCAGCGCAAGCGCAAGTTGAAGTAACTGAGTTGATGCGTGAAATGCGCGCAGCGATGGATCGATAG